From Salipiger profundus, a single genomic window includes:
- a CDS encoding cytochrome ubiquinol oxidase subunit I gives MELDLVELSRLQFAMTAMYHFLFVPLTLGLSVLVAIMETVYVMTNRPIWRQMTKFWGTLFGINFVLGVATGITMEFQFGMNWSYYSHYVGDIFGAPLAVEGLMAFFLEATFVGLFFFGWDKLSKVAHMVVAWLVALGSNFSALWILIANGWMQNPVGAAFNPETMRMEMTSFFDVVFNEVAQAKFVHTVSAGYVTASVFVLGVSAWYLLKERHVELARRSIAVASAFGLAAALSVVVLGDESGYSASHTQKMKLAAIEAMWETHDAPAPFTAIGFPDQEARETHYAVEIPWVMGLIGTRSLTHEIPGINDLVAEAEDRVRSGLVAYDALMTIREARDATPADVRAAFEAHSADLGFAFLLKRYVDDPREATEAQIVQAAQDTIPGVAPLFWAFRLMVGLGFAFIAVMAGFFVMSNFRNMRFPRWMLRLAVLIIPAPWIAAELGWFVAEFGRQPWTVDGVLPTALSASHLSVGDLLITLAGFVIFYTALFVIEMGLMLKYIRKGPYMDVAETDRWRARHEHRLRTHDGQGPFAANPAE, from the coding sequence ATGGAACTCGATCTCGTCGAGTTGTCGCGACTGCAGTTCGCGATGACCGCGATGTATCACTTCCTCTTCGTGCCGCTGACGCTGGGTCTTTCGGTCCTCGTCGCGATCATGGAGACGGTCTACGTGATGACCAACCGCCCGATCTGGCGCCAGATGACGAAATTCTGGGGCACGCTGTTCGGCATCAACTTCGTGCTTGGCGTGGCCACGGGCATCACCATGGAATTCCAGTTCGGCATGAACTGGTCCTACTATTCGCACTACGTGGGCGACATCTTCGGCGCGCCGCTGGCGGTCGAGGGTCTGATGGCCTTCTTCCTCGAGGCCACCTTTGTCGGGCTGTTCTTCTTCGGCTGGGACAAGCTGAGCAAGGTGGCCCACATGGTCGTCGCATGGCTGGTGGCGCTGGGGTCGAACTTCTCTGCGCTCTGGATCCTCATCGCCAATGGCTGGATGCAGAACCCGGTCGGCGCCGCCTTCAATCCCGAGACCATGCGGATGGAGATGACGAGCTTCTTCGACGTGGTCTTCAACGAGGTCGCGCAGGCCAAATTCGTGCACACCGTTTCGGCGGGCTATGTCACCGCCTCGGTCTTCGTGCTGGGTGTTTCGGCTTGGTATCTGCTGAAGGAGCGGCACGTCGAACTTGCGCGCCGATCCATCGCCGTGGCCTCGGCCTTCGGGCTGGCCGCGGCGCTGTCGGTGGTCGTGCTGGGCGATGAGTCGGGCTACTCGGCCAGCCACACCCAGAAGATGAAGCTCGCCGCCATCGAGGCCATGTGGGAGACCCACGACGCCCCGGCACCCTTCACCGCCATCGGCTTTCCCGACCAGGAGGCGCGCGAGACACATTACGCGGTCGAGATCCCCTGGGTCATGGGGCTGATCGGCACCCGCTCGCTGACCCACGAGATCCCCGGCATCAACGACCTCGTGGCCGAGGCCGAGGACCGCGTGCGCTCGGGGCTGGTCGCCTATGACGCGCTGATGACCATCCGCGAAGCGCGCGATGCGACCCCGGCCGACGTGCGCGCCGCCTTCGAGGCGCATTCCGCCGACTTGGGCTTTGCCTTCCTTCTGAAGCGCTACGTCGACGACCCGCGCGAGGCGACCGAGGCACAGATCGTTCAGGCCGCGCAGGACACCATTCCCGGCGTCGCGCCGCTGTTCTGGGCGTTCCGCCTCATGGTGGGGCTCGGCTTTGCCTTCATCGCGGTGATGGCCGGCTTCTTCGTGATGTCGAACTTCCGCAACATGCGGTTTCCGCGCTGGATGCTGCGTCTGGCGGTGCTCATCATCCCCGCTCCGTGGATTGCCGCCGAGCTGGGCTGGTTCGTGGCCGAGTTCGGGCGCCAGCCGTGGACCGTCGACGGGGTGCTGCCGACGGCGCTCTCGGCCAGCCACCTGAGCGTGGGCGACCTGCTCATCACGCTGGCGGGCTTCGTGATCTTCTACACCGCGCTCTTCGTGATCGAGATGGGCCTGATGCTGAAATACATCCGCAAGGGCCCCTACATGGACGTCGCCGAAACCGACCGGTGGCGCGCGCGCCACGAACATCGCCTGCGCACCCATGACGGGCAGGGCCCCTTTGCAGCAAACCCGGCGGAGTAA
- a CDS encoding amino acid ABC transporter ATP-binding/permease protein, giving the protein MKRLWQVLRLLWKAEPWAMWRGAALAVAVLVMGAALLGLSGWFITATGIAGIAGVGIAFDVFRPSAGVRFLALGRAGARYGERLLTHDATLRALARLRVTLLQRLERFPMPELRRLRGAAALTRITADVDALDGVVLRLALPVAAALITHGAAFVTLWALTSHAIAASIALGYLLGGGVVLWRVGRATLAPSSQAEEAMQTLRQRAIGLFRGRREAILQGTLPRWRDSLDATEAEARGAMDRLDSIDTGAGMTLAIIVTLVTAAVFALAGVLVAGSDLDPALAAIGVFVALALAETLVPLRRGMAEIGRMRDAAERVMAAPERTPQPKLSGPVEPAVEGAALEVRHLSLARPGWTRLLLHDLSFAVMPGEMLAIRGESGAGKSTLFDVLAGLAPATAGEALLKGRPLPDWEAPALRDALMLVSQRSALLSGSILENLALADPELTEARAWEALRAVSLDAAIEARGGLGSQLGEGGAGLSGGQSRRLVLARAILRRPDVLLLDEPTEGLDATTARAVLDGIRGFLPDAAIVTASHRAAELETADRVISLERYIPKS; this is encoded by the coding sequence ATGAAGCGGCTCTGGCAGGTTCTGCGACTGCTCTGGAAGGCCGAGCCCTGGGCCATGTGGCGGGGTGCAGCGCTGGCCGTGGCGGTGCTCGTGATGGGCGCGGCCCTTCTGGGGCTGTCGGGCTGGTTCATCACCGCCACCGGCATCGCCGGGATTGCCGGCGTGGGCATCGCCTTCGACGTGTTCCGCCCATCTGCCGGTGTGCGGTTCCTCGCGCTGGGCCGGGCGGGCGCGCGCTACGGCGAGCGCCTGCTCACCCATGACGCCACGCTGCGGGCGCTGGCGCGGCTGCGGGTGACGCTGCTGCAACGGCTCGAACGCTTCCCGATGCCCGAGCTGCGCCGCCTGCGCGGCGCGGCGGCGCTGACCCGGATCACCGCCGACGTGGATGCGCTCGACGGGGTGGTGCTGCGGCTCGCGCTGCCTGTGGCGGCGGCGCTCATCACTCACGGGGCGGCCTTCGTGACGCTCTGGGCGCTGACCTCGCATGCCATCGCTGCCTCGATCGCGCTGGGCTACCTGCTGGGCGGCGGCGTGGTGCTGTGGCGCGTGGGCCGCGCGACACTGGCACCGTCGAGCCAGGCGGAAGAGGCGATGCAGACCCTGCGGCAGCGCGCCATCGGCCTGTTCCGGGGCCGCCGCGAAGCGATCCTGCAGGGCACGCTGCCGCGCTGGCGCGACTCGCTGGATGCGACCGAGGCCGAGGCGCGCGGCGCCATGGACCGGCTCGACTCCATCGACACCGGCGCGGGGATGACCCTTGCGATCATCGTCACGCTGGTGACCGCCGCCGTCTTCGCGCTGGCGGGGGTTCTCGTCGCGGGCAGCGACCTCGACCCGGCGCTCGCGGCGATCGGCGTCTTCGTGGCGCTGGCGCTGGCCGAGACGCTGGTGCCGCTGCGCCGGGGCATGGCCGAGATCGGCCGGATGCGTGACGCCGCCGAGCGCGTCATGGCCGCGCCGGAGCGGACGCCGCAGCCCAAGCTCAGCGGTCCTGTCGAACCTGCCGTCGAGGGCGCTGCGCTGGAGGTGCGGCACCTGTCGCTCGCCCGCCCCGGCTGGACGCGACTGCTGCTGCACGACCTGTCCTTCGCCGTCATGCCGGGCGAGATGCTGGCGATCCGGGGCGAAAGCGGCGCCGGCAAGAGCACGCTCTTCGACGTGCTGGCCGGCCTCGCGCCCGCCACCGCCGGCGAGGCGCTGCTGAAGGGCCGTCCGCTGCCCGACTGGGAGGCGCCCGCCCTGCGCGATGCGCTGATGCTGGTGTCGCAACGCTCCGCGCTGCTCTCGGGCAGCATCCTCGAGAACCTCGCGCTGGCCGATCCCGAGCTGACCGAGGCGCGCGCTTGGGAGGCCTTGCGCGCGGTGTCGCTCGATGCGGCCATCGAGGCGCGCGGCGGGCTCGGCTCGCAGCTCGGCGAGGGTGGGGCAGGGCTGTCCGGCGGCCAGTCGCGGCGGCTGGTGCTGGCCCGTGCCATCCTGCGCCGGCCCGACGTGCTGCTGCTTGACGAGCCGACCGAGGGGCTCGACGCGACGACCGCGCGCGCGGTGCTCGACGGCATCCGGGGCTTCCTGCCCGACGCCGCGATTGTCACCGCCTCGCACCGCGCGGCCGAGCTAGAGACGGCGGATCGGGTGATCTCACTCGAACGTTACATTCCAAAATCCTGA
- a CDS encoding ABC transporter ATP-binding protein/permease, with protein sequence MAKRRSPDRLLSQQAQGTLRRAALLSALAAALWPLQALALAWGIGGWVAGAGVRESLLAAAGFALIGILRAVLDRVAARQAYLAADGVIHKLRQGLLTREALRPGAAASSAALAAMLTEKLAVLGPWITRYRPAMARTKLVPLISLVLAFSLSWAVGLVFLVTGPLIPIFMALVGMAAKEASARQMVEIGDMNTLLIDRIAALPDILLLNAGDASRAAFEARAEGLRARTMAVLRVAFLSSTVLELFSAIGVALVAVYVGFTLLGELDFGTWGTGLTLSEGIFLLLLAPDYFQPLRDLAAAWHDKAAAEAVADELDALEADETAPVLGQGARAEPLAGPASVSLDGVAVHRGDQLLRLPDLSVAPGESVALSGPSGVGKSTALDLMAGLLTPAEGTVRVAGRALDADTADAWRGRVGYVPQGVHVPDMTLRRFLDPHDFGADLDAALCKARADGIVAALPEGLETVLGETGAGVSGGEARRLLLARAFLTGADVILADEPTADLDATNGAAIIDALTELAAGGRTVIVATHDPALVAAMGRVVLFGEDTA encoded by the coding sequence TTGGCCAAACGACGCTCACCGGATCGCCTGCTTTCGCAGCAGGCACAGGGCACGCTGCGCCGCGCCGCGCTTCTGTCGGCGCTGGCTGCCGCGCTCTGGCCGCTGCAGGCGCTGGCGCTGGCATGGGGCATCGGCGGCTGGGTCGCGGGTGCCGGGGTGCGGGAGAGCCTGCTTGCCGCCGCCGGCTTCGCGCTGATCGGCATCCTGCGTGCGGTGCTCGACCGGGTCGCGGCGCGACAGGCCTATCTTGCCGCCGACGGCGTCATTCACAAGTTGCGACAGGGGCTGCTGACGCGCGAGGCGCTGCGCCCGGGGGCCGCGGCCTCCTCGGCGGCGCTGGCGGCAATGCTGACCGAGAAGCTCGCGGTGCTGGGACCTTGGATCACCCGCTACCGCCCGGCGATGGCACGCACGAAACTGGTGCCGCTGATCTCGCTGGTGCTGGCGTTCTCGCTGTCCTGGGCGGTGGGGCTGGTCTTCCTCGTCACCGGGCCGCTGATCCCGATCTTCATGGCGCTGGTGGGCATGGCCGCGAAAGAGGCGAGCGCCCGCCAGATGGTCGAGATCGGCGACATGAACACGCTGCTGATCGACCGCATCGCGGCGCTGCCCGACATCCTGCTGCTGAACGCGGGCGACGCCTCGCGCGCCGCCTTCGAGGCCCGTGCCGAGGGGCTGCGGGCGCGCACCATGGCAGTGTTGCGGGTGGCGTTCCTGTCCTCGACGGTGCTCGAGCTGTTCTCGGCCATCGGGGTTGCGCTGGTGGCGGTCTACGTGGGCTTCACGCTGCTGGGAGAGCTGGATTTCGGCACATGGGGCACCGGGCTCACCCTGTCCGAGGGCATCTTCCTGCTGCTGCTGGCGCCCGACTACTTCCAGCCGCTGCGCGATCTCGCCGCCGCGTGGCACGACAAGGCCGCCGCCGAGGCGGTGGCCGACGAGCTCGACGCGCTCGAGGCCGACGAGACCGCGCCGGTGCTGGGGCAGGGCGCCCGCGCCGAGCCGCTGGCCGGTCCGGCCTCCGTGTCGCTCGACGGGGTGGCGGTGCATCGTGGTGATCAGTTGCTGCGGCTCCCGGATCTTTCGGTGGCGCCCGGTGAAAGCGTCGCGCTGAGCGGGCCGAGCGGGGTCGGAAAGTCCACCGCGCTCGACCTGATGGCGGGGCTGCTGACGCCGGCGGAGGGTACGGTGCGGGTGGCGGGCCGTGCGCTCGACGCGGACACCGCCGATGCGTGGCGCGGGCGTGTCGGCTACGTGCCGCAGGGGGTGCATGTGCCCGACATGACGCTGCGCCGCTTCCTCGATCCCCACGATTTCGGGGCCGACCTCGATGCGGCGCTCTGCAAGGCGCGCGCAGACGGGATCGTCGCCGCGCTGCCCGAGGGGCTCGAGACCGTGCTTGGCGAGACCGGCGCCGGGGTGTCGGGCGGCGAGGCGCGGCGGCTGCTGCTGGCGCGCGCCTTCCTCACCGGAGCCGATGTCATCCTTGCCGACGAGCCGACCGCCGATCTCGATGCCACCAACGGTGCGGCGATCATCGATGCGCTCACCGAGCTTGCCGCCGGGGGGCGCACGGTGATCGTGGCGACCCACGATCCAGCGCTGGTCGCGGCGATGGGGCGCGTGGTGCTGTTCGGGGAGGATACGGCATGA